The window TGACGAGGGAGGAGGCGCGCAAACGGGCGCTTTATCTGTCCCGTGTCCTCGGCCTGCCCAACCCCGAGACCTTCGGCGAGCGCTTTGCCCATCAGGTTTCCGGTGGCCAGTTGCAGCGCGCGATGACGGCGATGGCGCTCTGCTCCAACCCCGAGCTCATCGTCTTCGACGAGCCGACCACGGCACTCGACGTCACCACGCAGATCGACGTGCTGGCGGCGATCAAGCATGCGATCGAGGAGACCCATACGGCCGCCCTCTACATCACCCACGATCTTGCCGTCGTCGCGCAGATTTCCGACGACATCATGGTCCTGCGCCATGGCAAGCAGGTGGAGTATGGCAGTGTTCAGCAGATCATCGAGGCGCCGCGCGAGGACTATACCCGCGCCCTCGTCAATGTCAGGCAGGCCTATCGCGAGGAAGCCGCCGATCAGTCCACGGCCCTTCTCAAAGTGGAGAATGTCAGCGCCGAATATTCCAACGGCTTCAAGGTGCTGCACGGTGTCTCGCTGCATGTGCCGAAGGGGCAGACGCTTGCCGTCGTCGGCGAATCCGGCTCCGGAAAATCGAGCCTGGCACGCGCCATTACCGGCCTCCTGCCGCCAAGCAGCGGAGGCATCGTCTTCGGCGGCAAGCCACTGGTGCCCGATCTGAAGAACCGGCAAAACGACGACCTCAGGCGTATCCAGCTGATCTATCAGATGGCCGACACGGCGATGAACCCGAGGCAGACGGTTCGCGACATCATCGGCCGTCCGTTGACCTTCTATTATGGCCTCAGAGGTGCGGAGAAGACGGCCAGAGTGAAGGAATTGCTCGATCAGATCGAGATGGGCAACGGCTTCATCGACCGCTACCCGGCCGAACTCTCCGGCGGCCAGAAGCAGCGCGTGGCGATCGCAAGAGCCCTTGCCGCCAAGCCCGAGCTCATTCTTTGCGACGAGCCGACCTCGGCGCTCGACCCGCTGGTGGCCGAGGGTATCCTCAAGCTGCTGCTGCGCCTGCAGCAGGAGGAACAGCTGTCCTACATCTTCATCACCCACGACATCGCGATCGTCCGGGCGATTGCCGACAGCGTGGCGGTGATGCATCGCGGCAAGCTCGTGCGCTTCGGGCCGAAATCGACGGCGCTGTCGCCACCCTTCGATGATTACACCGATCTGCTGTTGAAATCGGTGCCCGAAATGGAAATTGGCTGGCTGGAACGGGTGCTGACGACGCGGAAGATGGCAAGCGCCGGGAATTGAAGGCTCGAAATCTTTCGGCACTCATCCGGATATGATGGCTTCGTTGGAAAGCGGTGTCTTCAATACTCTGCCGGCACCGCATACACTTCCGCGGATGGATCTGCGAGGAACGAGCGCACCGTCGGTGGCAGCTGGCGTGAAGACAGCGGCAGTGGTCCGCAACGCGACAGAAGCTCGCGTAGGTTGGGCTCGGCGCCGACATGCCGCCAGATCATGCGCGACGCATACGGGAGATTTTCCCGTCGCCACGAAACTCCCATTGTCGTCCCGCGCAGATAGACGCGCTGGTACTCATCGAATGGCAGGAGGATCGTCTGTGAAAGTACCGGATTCGGGCCGACGACTCGCTCCGTAATGAAGATCCGGTTTCGATAGAAGGCCGCAAGGCCGACATATTTCGAAAATTGCTGGATGCCGTTTCCAGCGTCCCGCAGACGCTCCATTGATTTGACATGCACAAGCCCACCCTTCTCCACAAAGCGGCTGCACGAACAGACAACCATCCCCGGCCAGGACGGGGAGCGATGATAGGTCTGGAAATAGCCAATATGGCGCCGGAGCGCGGTCAGATCGCCTGGGAACGCCTTTAATAGTTCGGAACTTTGATTGAGGTCTAGAGTCGGTTTGCGAAGCCGCTCGCGAAAGAGCCTGGGAGCGAGACCAAAATCGGCTGCGTCGAGGTCGAAATACTTGGCTATGCGCGCGAGATTATGGGCAGACGGCCTCGTCTGGCCGTTGATATATCGATTGAATTGCTGCCGGTTGATATCGATCGCGCGGCAAAGATGCGAAATGGAACGTTGCGTGGCACAGGCGATCTTGAGGTTCTCGACTAGGTGGGGCATCGGCGGTTCCATCTGAATGATGGCAGCGTAAACTCGCTCAAAGATGCGTCAAGTCGCGAAATTGCG of the Rhizobium etli CFN 42 genome contains:
- a CDS encoding ABC transporter ATP-binding protein, coding for MPELLSVRNLKIEATSYPPGEPPKRVTIVDDVSFDLKKGKVLGLIGESGAGKSTIGLSALAYGRGGAEITGGEVRLDGTDILALGKNGVRKIRGARVCYVAQSAAAAFNPAHRLGDQVIEASVKHGLMTREEARKRALYLSRVLGLPNPETFGERFAHQVSGGQLQRAMTAMALCSNPELIVFDEPTTALDVTTQIDVLAAIKHAIEETHTAALYITHDLAVVAQISDDIMVLRHGKQVEYGSVQQIIEAPREDYTRALVNVRQAYREEAADQSTALLKVENVSAEYSNGFKVLHGVSLHVPKGQTLAVVGESGSGKSSLARAITGLLPPSSGGIVFGGKPLVPDLKNRQNDDLRRIQLIYQMADTAMNPRQTVRDIIGRPLTFYYGLRGAEKTARVKELLDQIEMGNGFIDRYPAELSGGQKQRVAIARALAAKPELILCDEPTSALDPLVAEGILKLLLRLQQEEQLSYIFITHDIAIVRAIADSVAVMHRGKLVRFGPKSTALSPPFDDYTDLLLKSVPEMEIGWLERVLTTRKMASAGN
- a CDS encoding helix-turn-helix domain-containing protein, translated to MPHLVENLKIACATQRSISHLCRAIDINRQQFNRYINGQTRPSAHNLARIAKYFDLDAADFGLAPRLFRERLRKPTLDLNQSSELLKAFPGDLTALRRHIGYFQTYHRSPSWPGMVVCSCSRFVEKGGLVHVKSMERLRDAGNGIQQFSKYVGLAAFYRNRIFITERVVGPNPVLSQTILLPFDEYQRVYLRGTTMGVSWRRENLPYASRMIWRHVGAEPNLRELLSRCGPLPLSSRQLPPTVRSFLADPSAEVYAVPAEY